The Salvelinus alpinus chromosome 21, SLU_Salpinus.1, whole genome shotgun sequence genome has a segment encoding these proteins:
- the LOC139547839 gene encoding T-cell surface glycoprotein CD3 epsilon chain-like: MKRACIYGGLVFLLIMTTVEGEGDVSFWRTTVTMTCPGEGDWYEDTNKMDKVKSKELKVKYDESKKRVYHCEYQYDHQYDTEKTTTYQFYFKGKVCEDCYELNPTLVAGAIIGDLLVTGGVILIVYLRARKKSGPAAPQKPTSRSAGRGPPVVPSPDYEPLSVATRSRDIYATHRTG, from the exons ATGAAGAGAGCTTGCATTTATGGCGGGCTTGTCTTCCTCCTCATCATGACTACTGTGGAGGGTGAag GAGATGTGTCATTCTGGAGAACTACAGTCACAATGACCTGTCCTGGTGAAGGAGATTGGTATGAAGACACTAACAAAATGGACAAGGTCAAAAGTAAAGAACTCAAAGTGAAATATGATGAAAGCAAGAAAAGAGTTTACCACTGTGAATATCAGTATGATCATCAGTATGATACTGAAAAAACAACAACCTATCAGTTTTACTTTAAAGGAAAGG TGTGTGAGGACTGCTATGAGCTGAATCCCACTCTGGTTGCCGGGGCCATCATTGGGGACCTGCTGGTGACAGGAGGGGTCATCCTCATTGTGTATCTCAGGGCTCGGAAGAAGTCTGGACCTGCTGCACCCCAAAAAC CCACTTCCCGCTCAGCAGGCCGTGGCCCACCAGTGGTGCCAAGTCCTGACTATGAG CCCCTTAGTGTGGCAACCCGCAGCAGAGATATCTACGCTACCCACAGGACTGGGTAG